A region from the Campylobacter blaseri genome encodes:
- the ftsZ gene encoding cell division protein FtsZ — protein MKGFSVEENRGVYGAKMKVIGVGGGGGNMINHMIREGFDRIDLIVANTDAQALDSSLAKTKVQLGEVRTKGLGAGMIPEVGKESAEESYDIIKDALEYSDIVFISSGLGGGTGTGAAPIVAKAAKENKALTIGVVTTPFKFEGKKRLALAQEGIEELKKECDSILVIPNEKLLSLIDKKAGIKEAFKMVDDVLARAVNGMTSIILDSGDSDINLDFSDVKKIMSHRGLALMGAGVSEGEDAAIEAVQDAIQSPLLDDMKINGAMGILIHFRIHPSCSLLEISEAVGIVEEVADDNADIIFGTTSDDTIENNRVEVTLIATGFEGEKKVKEVINNENNSNMNETTQQISMRKLRKVSGGFDSDDIYDELEQPAYLRNKMD, from the coding sequence ATGAAAGGATTTAGTGTGGAAGAAAATAGAGGCGTATATGGAGCCAAAATGAAAGTAATAGGCGTCGGTGGTGGCGGCGGAAATATGATAAACCATATGATAAGAGAAGGTTTTGACAGAATTGATTTAATAGTTGCCAACACAGATGCGCAAGCACTTGATTCATCCTTAGCAAAGACAAAAGTTCAGCTTGGTGAAGTAAGAACAAAAGGTCTTGGTGCAGGTATGATACCAGAAGTTGGAAAAGAATCAGCCGAAGAAAGCTACGATATCATAAAAGATGCACTAGAATACTCTGATATAGTATTTATCTCATCTGGTCTTGGCGGTGGAACTGGAACCGGAGCTGCTCCAATTGTTGCTAAAGCCGCAAAAGAAAATAAAGCTTTAACGATTGGTGTTGTAACAACTCCATTTAAATTTGAAGGTAAAAAAAGATTAGCCCTAGCGCAAGAGGGGATAGAAGAGCTTAAAAAAGAGTGTGATTCTATACTTGTAATACCGAATGAAAAATTACTAAGCTTAATTGATAAAAAAGCAGGTATCAAAGAGGCTTTTAAAATGGTTGATGATGTATTAGCAAGAGCTGTTAATGGCATGACTTCAATCATTTTAGACTCCGGCGATAGCGATATCAATCTTGATTTCTCTGATGTTAAAAAAATTATGAGCCACAGAGGCTTGGCACTTATGGGTGCAGGAGTTAGTGAAGGTGAAGACGCAGCTATAGAAGCTGTTCAAGATGCTATTCAATCACCCCTTTTAGATGATATGAAGATAAATGGTGCAATGGGAATTTTAATACATTTTAGAATTCATCCATCTTGCTCTTTGCTTGAAATAAGTGAGGCTGTAGGTATAGTCGAAGAAGTTGCTGATGATAATGCTGATATTATTTTTGGAACTACTTCAGATGATACAATAGAAAATAATAGAGTTGAAGTTACCTTAATCGCAACTGGTTTTGAAGGCGAAAAAAAAGTAAAGGAAGTTATAAACAACGAAAATAATTCTAATATGAATGAAACAACGCAACAAATAAGTATGAGAAAATTAAGAAAAGTTAGTGGTGGTTTTGATAGTGATGATATCTATGATGAGCTAGAACAACCTGCTTATCTTAGAAATAAAATGGACTAA
- the ftsA gene encoding cell division protein FtsA, whose product MNNSFILGLDIGSVDITAAIAKVGDDGFSISGIGKVKTSGLRRGAVTNIEQASISIRKAVLEAQKSAGAIPDHIIVSISGACAKSEKSVGIVSVPSQEITLNEIKRAMQMAEDNTILEKDQIILHVLPYDFKVDGQEHIEDPIGMSGSRLEVCTHVITANENSVKNLIKATQMAGLNIDNMVLAGYASAISTINKDEKSLGVAVMDLGGSTCDIVIHLGNSIIYNYTLPIGSSSITSDLSHALNTPLSSAEELKLNYSKIVTENQKELNIPTMGESSSKHTVSLDIVTNVIYARIEETLMLLAKKLESSEHMKHLGAGIVLTGGMSKLDDIRNLTSAIFDNIPVRVAKPRKVEGLYEISEDPSNSCVVGLCLYGAGEFTPYEVDSNGELKYKENNSIKSNHRIANQKNEKISNSQINDEKKSSPEEGLTNLPELRKNDKNSSFFVKLWNRLTQLF is encoded by the coding sequence TTGAATAATTCTTTTATACTAGGTCTAGATATAGGCTCTGTTGATATAACAGCGGCTATAGCTAAAGTTGGAGATGATGGGTTTTCTATAAGCGGTATAGGAAAAGTTAAAACATCTGGACTTAGAAGAGGTGCTGTTACAAATATTGAGCAAGCATCTATATCTATTAGAAAAGCTGTACTTGAAGCTCAAAAAAGTGCAGGAGCAATACCTGATCACATAATAGTATCTATTTCAGGAGCTTGTGCAAAAAGTGAAAAATCTGTAGGTATAGTAAGTGTTCCTAGCCAAGAGATAACTCTAAATGAAATTAAAAGAGCTATGCAAATGGCTGAAGATAATACTATTTTAGAAAAAGATCAAATTATACTACACGTATTACCTTATGACTTTAAAGTTGATGGTCAAGAACATATTGAAGATCCTATCGGAATGAGCGGTTCAAGACTTGAAGTATGTACTCACGTTATAACTGCCAATGAAAATTCAGTTAAAAATCTAATAAAAGCAACCCAAATGGCTGGTCTTAATATAGATAATATGGTGTTAGCTGGTTATGCTTCAGCCATATCTACAATAAATAAGGATGAAAAATCCTTAGGTGTTGCAGTTATGGATCTAGGTGGATCAACTTGTGATATAGTTATACATCTAGGCAATTCAATTATATATAATTATACCTTACCTATAGGCTCTTCTAGTATAACAAGTGATTTATCACATGCTTTAAATACTCCTTTAAGTAGTGCTGAGGAGTTAAAACTTAATTATTCAAAAATAGTTACAGAAAATCAAAAAGAACTTAATATCCCAACTATGGGGGAATCAAGCTCTAAACATACTGTTAGTTTAGATATCGTTACAAATGTAATCTATGCGAGAATAGAAGAGACATTAATGCTTCTTGCTAAAAAATTAGAATCTAGCGAACATATGAAACATTTAGGGGCTGGAATAGTTCTAACTGGAGGAATGTCTAAGCTTGATGATATAAGAAATCTAACATCTGCTATATTTGATAATATCCCTGTTAGAGTTGCAAAACCGAGAAAAGTTGAAGGGCTATATGAGATATCAGAAGATCCTTCTAATTCTTGTGTAGTTGGGCTTTGTTTATACGGAGCTGGCGAATTTACACCTTATGAAGTGGATTCAAATGGCGAATTAAAATATAAAGAAAATAATAGTATAAAAAGCAATCACAGAATTGCAAACCAAAAAAATGAAAAAATAAGCAATTCTCAAATAAATGATGAGAAAAAAAGCAGTCCTGAAGAAGGCTTAACCAACTTACCAGAACTTAGAAAAAATGATAAAAATAGTAGTTTTTTTGTAAAGTTATGGAATAGATTAACACAATTATTTTAA